In Terriglobales bacterium, the DNA window GCGGAAATCAAGAAGATCTGCGCGGCCATCTCAGGTCTGGCGGCGCAAGTGGGGAGGCCGAAGCGGGAAGTGCCGGCGGTGGAATTCGATGAGGCCTACTACAACGAGCTGAAGCAGCGCATCGGCGGGCAACTGGCCGACTTGAGCGACACCAAGAAATATCCCAAGGCGGAGAGCTATAGCCGCATCAAGGCGCTGAAGAAGCAGCTGAAAGAAGCCGTCCCGGAAGAAGACGAGGACGGGCGGAAGAAGCTCTCGCGGTACTACGAGATGCTGCGCGAGGACATGTTCCGGGAGCAGGTGACGGCCGCACGGCGGCGTCCGGATTCGCGGGCGTTCGACGAGGTGCGCAACATCACGGTCGAGGTGGGCGTGCTGCCTCGTACCCACGGCTCGACGGTGTTCACGCGCGGCGAGACCCAGGCCCTGGTGACCACGACGCTGGGCACCGCGGAAGACATGCAGCGCACGGAAGGCTTCCAGGGCGAGGCCAAGAAGCGCTTCATGCTGCACTACAACTTCCCGCCGTTCTCGGTGGGCGAGGTAGCGTTCATGCGGGGCGCGGGCCGGCGCGAAATCGGGCACGGCGCGCTGGCGGAGCGGGCGATTACCTCAGTCCTGCCGCCGGAAGAGAGCTGGCCGTACACCATGCGCGTGGTTTCGGACATCCTGGAGTCGAACGGCTCGTCGTCGATGGCCTCGGTGTGCGGTGCGAGCCTCTCGATGATGGATGCGGGAGTGCCGCTGAAGGCGGCGGTGGCGGGCATCGCCATGGGCTTGGTGAAGGAAGAGGACAAGTACGCCATTCTGACCGACATCGCCGGAGCCGAAGATCACTACGGCGACATGGACTTCAAGGTGGCAGGGACGAAGGACGGCATCACGGCGCTGCAGATGGACATCAAGGTCAGCGGCATCACCAGCCAGATCATGCGGGAAGCGATGGAGCAGGCACGGCGAGCACGCATGCACATCCTGGAAAAGATGGAGGAAGCGATCGCGGCCCCGCGTTCGGCGATGTCGCCCTATGCGCCGCGCATCCACACACTGCAGATCCCCACGGACAAGATCCGCGACCTGATCGGGCCGGGCGGGAAGGTGATCCGCGGCATCATCGAGCAGACCGGGGTCAAGATCGACGTGGAAGATTCGGGGCGGGTGAACGTGGCCTCGAACGATGAAGCGGCGCTGGCGAAGGCGCTGCAGATGATCGGAGACATCACCGCCACGGCCGAGGTGGGCAAGACCTACCTGGGCAAAGTGACGCGGCTGGCCGAGTTCGGGGCGTTCGTGGAGATCTTCCCGGGAACGGAAGGGCTGCTGCACATCAGCGAAGTGGCGGAACACCGCATCGCCAACGTGCGCGATGAACTGCATGAGGGCGACCAGATCCTGGTGAAAGTGCTCTCCGTCGAAGGGAACCGCATACGGCTTTCGCGCAAAGCCATCCTGAGGGAGCAGCGCGCGAAGCTGGCGGGAAGCAACCCGGAGGTCGCGGCGGAAATACCCGAGGAAGACCAGGGCGAACCCAACTTCAACCGCGTGGACGCGGCACGGGCGCATGGCGGGCAGGGTGGCGGATTCGGCGGCCACGGCGGTGACCGCGACCGCAATCGTCGCAGGCGGAGAGGACGGCGGGGAGGGCCGGGTGGCGGCGGTGGAGGCGGCGGACGAGGACCGAGATAGATTGCATCGTTGAGTCAGTGAATCACTGAATCGGGACAGCACTGGAAGGCCGTGGCTCTGAGCCACGGCCTTGTTGTTTGCGAAAGGCACAAGATCTGGTGGCAGTGTAGGGTATAGGAGCCTCTCGCGGCGCCGCGTCGCTTCGCGAGCGGGCTTACTCGGGATGACAGAAATCGGCACGCCGCAGAAGCTGACGGAGGAGCGACGATTCGGGCTCGGGGAGTGGGCCGCGTACGTGGCCCTTTGCGCTATCTGGGGCACAACCTGGATGGCCATCCGGGTGGTGGTGCAGGACGTCCCTCCGTTGCGGGCCGCAGGGGTGCGTTTCCTGGTGGGGGCAGCCTTGCTGCTAGGCGGCGTGGCGCTGCGCCGGTCGATCGGGTTGCGGAGCGCGCGAGAGTGGCGGGCGGTCCGCGTCCTCTCCGTCAGCATGATGGCGTTGCCCTACGGCTTGCTGTTCTGGGCGGAGCAGCACATTACGTCGTCCATGGCGGCGGTGCTGTACACCAGCCTGCCGCTGGTGGTGGCGCTGCTGACGCCGCTGATGTCACGTCATCGCGTGCCGCGCTCGGCGCTTTTGGCCATGCTGGTGGCGACAGGGGGAATCGCGGTGCTGTTTCAGAGCACGCTCTCGGTTTCGAGCCGGTCGGTGCTGGGCGGGGTGGCAGTGCTGGGGGCGGTAGCGGCGACGGCGTGGTCGATCCACTTCGCAAAAAGGGAACTGCACGACATCGATCCTGCGGTAGCCACGGGATGGCAGTTGCTGGGAGGCGCGGCGGTGCTGCTGGCGCTGAGCCTGCCGCTGGAACGGCAGGCTTCGCAGTGGACGCCCAAGGCGGTGGGGGCGCTGCTGTTCCTGGCGGTGGGCGGCTCGGCGGTAGCGTTCGCCCTGTACTATTGGCTGCTGAAACGCACGCAGCCGTACCAGATCTCGACCATGAGTATGGTGATCCCCATCGTGGCCATCGTGGAGGGCGCCGCGCTGCTTAAGGAGCCGATTCCTCCGACCATGCTCGCAGCCTCGCTGGTGGTGATCCTGGCGGTGGGAGCGGTGCTGCGGGCGCGCGAGGACGAAGACCGGCTGCAGAGTGGAGTCGTTTGAAAAACAGGATGAACGAGGAGGTTGCGCCATGCTGTGGCTTGCGTTGCTGGCTGGATTGCTGATCGGAGTGGCGTCCGGGATGGTGGGGATCGGCGGGGGAGTGCTGCTGGTGCCTGTCCTGGTCTATTTCTTTCATATGTCCCAGCACAGGGCGCAGGGGACGTCGCTGGCGGCACTGCTGCTTCCGGTGGGCGGGCTGGCATTGTGGGAGTACTACCGCGCCGGGAATGCCGACGTGAAGGTCGGACTGGTGGTGGCGCTAGGGTTTTTCATCGGCGGCTATTTCGGCGGAGCGCTGGCACAGCAGGTCTCTGAGGCGGTGTTGCGGAAGACGTTTGCCGTGGTGCTGGTGGCGGTGGGAGTGAAGATGTTCTTGCAGAAGGGGTGAGGCGACCGCAAGAGCCAACCACAAAGGACACGAAGGAAACACAAAAGGAGATATCTTCAGCTCTCCACCGGGGCGACGGGGGCGGGAGAGCGGCGGGGGAGCATCTCGCCGATGCGCTTCATCTGGGCGCCGACACCGCGCAATTTCTCCTCAATGCGTTCATAGCCGCGATCAATGTGATAGACGCGGTCGATGATGGTTTCCCCTTCGGCGACCAGGCCGGCCAGCACCAGGGACGCGGAAGCGCGCAGGTCGGAGGCGAGCACGGCGGCGCTGGAAAGCGGAGTCTTGCCGCGGACGATGGCGCGGCGTCCT includes these proteins:
- a CDS encoding sulfite exporter TauE/SafE family protein, yielding MESFEKQDERGGCAMLWLALLAGLLIGVASGMVGIGGGVLLVPVLVYFFHMSQHRAQGTSLAALLLPVGGLALWEYYRAGNADVKVGLVVALGFFIGGYFGGALAQQVSEAVLRKTFAVVLVAVGVKMFLQKG
- the pnp gene encoding polyribonucleotide nucleotidyltransferase — translated: MKQEIVVELAGGKSLRFETGHLAKQAHGSCVVRAADNVVLATACANAEPREGIDFFPLTVDYREYTYAGGRFPGGFIKREGRMSEKETLTCRQIDRPIRPLFPEGFRCETQVIALVLSADTENDPDVAAINGASCALAVSDVPFHGPIGAVRVGLLNGTFIINPTYEEMKESLLNIMVVGTAEGIVMVESGAKEVKEDTVLEAIEFGHAEIKKICAAISGLAAQVGRPKREVPAVEFDEAYYNELKQRIGGQLADLSDTKKYPKAESYSRIKALKKQLKEAVPEEDEDGRKKLSRYYEMLREDMFREQVTAARRRPDSRAFDEVRNITVEVGVLPRTHGSTVFTRGETQALVTTTLGTAEDMQRTEGFQGEAKKRFMLHYNFPPFSVGEVAFMRGAGRREIGHGALAERAITSVLPPEESWPYTMRVVSDILESNGSSSMASVCGASLSMMDAGVPLKAAVAGIAMGLVKEEDKYAILTDIAGAEDHYGDMDFKVAGTKDGITALQMDIKVSGITSQIMREAMEQARRARMHILEKMEEAIAAPRSAMSPYAPRIHTLQIPTDKIRDLIGPGGKVIRGIIEQTGVKIDVEDSGRVNVASNDEAALAKALQMIGDITATAEVGKTYLGKVTRLAEFGAFVEIFPGTEGLLHISEVAEHRIANVRDELHEGDQILVKVLSVEGNRIRLSRKAILREQRAKLAGSNPEVAAEIPEEDQGEPNFNRVDAARAHGGQGGGFGGHGGDRDRNRRRRRGRRGGPGGGGGGGGRGPR
- a CDS encoding EamA family transporter, coding for MTEIGTPQKLTEERRFGLGEWAAYVALCAIWGTTWMAIRVVVQDVPPLRAAGVRFLVGAALLLGGVALRRSIGLRSAREWRAVRVLSVSMMALPYGLLFWAEQHITSSMAAVLYTSLPLVVALLTPLMSRHRVPRSALLAMLVATGGIAVLFQSTLSVSSRSVLGGVAVLGAVAATAWSIHFAKRELHDIDPAVATGWQLLGGAAVLLALSLPLERQASQWTPKAVGALLFLAVGGSAVAFALYYWLLKRTQPYQISTMSMVIPIVAIVEGAALLKEPIPPTMLAASLVVILAVGAVLRAREDEDRLQSGVV